The Toxorhynchites rutilus septentrionalis strain SRP chromosome 3, ASM2978413v1, whole genome shotgun sequence genome includes a region encoding these proteins:
- the LOC129775737 gene encoding ESF1 homolog, with protein sequence MAKHKKDGRSSTNGASNAVAKQSKGSATSQIWSDDRFAHLVNDPRFKGIPRAEKKVKIDKRFRSMFSDERFNVKQTVDKYGRKIKQGDSEELRKYYDVESSAEEDEDAELEKAKESDEEPDTEQQPSGSESDLDGPELNDEEKAMSMSGDVKSRLKDLEVDYARGEGTIMSDSSSDDDSDDGEQSGDEVFIEHVWGELDGDAERTDETTRRLALCNVDWDRIRAVDIMAMLSSFLPRGATILSVTIYPSEFGKQRMKEEEQSGPQELTGQNPVDSDDSDDDEMDEDEKKQRQVERLREYQLNRLKYYYAVIVCDSIETADKLYKECDGVEYESTANKIDLRFVPDDMDFDDEPKEKCTELPEGGKYEPRIFTTTALNQASVELTWDENDVERKEFNEKIRAGKLTEVSDADLKKYVACSSSEEEEDETDQNEDAPEVAESEDESKAKTKSKKTRKQDMIAKYKALLGDIKEQDEKERNEKVEMEFTWKVNEDGSQAKQSDQDSESEAEKKKRDNVNPFEKILEKAKEKKKRRKELKKKKKRGVLNSDGDPNEDSSDDDLPYGVDLNDPFFASAFDEKEFDLKKPNKKDKKKKKDKDADNEEDEEEAARKRAELELMLDDGEDDKSHFNLKKIQEDEIDLKAVSKSKRKRILKKSKKQIEEQRHKKTATDDFQIDLEDDRFKAIYERADYNLDPTSSSFKKTKAMEQLIEAKLKKRPLHESDIPGEDGVAQAKKTKKDVTTSLLVKSIKRKIGK encoded by the exons ATGGCAAAGCACAAGAAGGATGGACGGTCGTCGACAAATGGAGCCTCAAATGCAGTAGCGAAACAATCCAAAGGTTCGGCAACGAGCCAAATTTGGAGTGACGATCGTTTCGCTCATTTGGTGAACGATCCACGCTTCAAAGGAATCCCGAGGGCAGAAAAGAAGGTGAAAATCGACAAGCGGTTCCGATCGATGTTCAGCGATGAACGGTTCAATGTGAAACAAACGGTTGATAAGTACGGGCGGAAGATCAAGCAGGGGGACAGTGAAGAACTGCGGAAGTATTACGATGTGGAATCCTCGGCGGAGGAAGATGAAGATGCTGAACTGGAGAAGGCAAAGGAGAGCGATGAGGAGCCCGACACGGAACAGCAGCCAAGTGGCAGCGAGAGTGATTTGGATGGGCCAGAGTTGAACGATGAGGAGAAGGCTATGTCCATGTCTGGAGATGTGAAATCCAGATTGAAGGATCTCGAGGTGGATTATGCTAGAGGTGAAGGAACTATCATGTCGGACAGTTCCTCGGACGATGATTCCGATGACGGTGAGCAAAGCGGTGACGAAGTGTTTATCGAACATGTCTGGGGAGAGCTTGATGGTGACGCGGAGCGCACAGACGAAACCACCCGACGCTTGGCGCTTTGCAATGTAGATTGGGACAGAATCAGAGCGGTGGATATAATGGCCATGCTGAGCTCGTTTCTTCCACGAGGTGCAACTATTTTGAGTGTCACG ATTTATCCTTCGGAATTCGGGAAACAACGTATGAAAGAGGAAGAGCAATCTGGGCCACAGGAATTGACTGGTCAGAATCCAGTTGACTCGGACGATTCGGACGATGATGAGATGGACGAGGACGAGAAGAAACAGAGACAAGTCGAGCGGCTTCGAGAGTATCAACTGAATCGATTGAAATACTATTACGCAGTGATTGTGTGCGATAGTATCGAGACGGCGGATAAACTGTACAAAGAGTGCGATGGAGTTGAGTACGAAAGTACTGCGAATAAAATCGATTTACGATTTGTTCCCGATGACATGGACTTCGATGACGAACCGAAGGAGAAGTGCACTGAGCTGCCAGAAGGGGGAAAATATGAACCAAGAATATTCACCACAACAGCGTTGAATCAGGCCAGTGTGGAGCTGACTTGGGACGAGAATGACGTCGAGAGAAAAGAGTTCAACGAAAAAATTCGTGCCGGAAAACTGACTGAGGTATCCGAcgctgatttgaagaaatacgTTGCGTGCAGTAGCAGTGAGGAGGAAGAGGACGAAACAGATCAGAATGAGGATGCGCCAGAGGTAGCGGAATCGGAAGATGAATCGAAAGCAAAAACCAAAAGCAAAAAAACTAGAAAGCAAGATATGATCGCAAAATATAAAGCTTTGCTGGGTGATATCAAGGAACAAGACGAGAAAGAACGGAACGAAAAAGTCGAGATGGAGTTCACCTGGAAGGTGAATGAGGATGGCTCGCAAGCTAAACAATCCGATCAGGACTCGGAATCGGAAGCCGAGAAGAAGAAACGAGACAATGTGAATCCGTTCgagaaaattcttgaaaaagcgaaagaaaagaagaagcgACGGAAAGagctgaagaagaagaaaaaacgcGGAGTGTTGAACAGTGATGGTGACCCAAATGAGGACAGTTCGGATGACGATCTGCCCTATGGGGTGGATTTGAATGATCCATTCTTTGCCAGCGCCTTCGACGAAAAGGAATTTGATTTGAAGAAACCGAACAAGAAAgataagaagaaaaagaaagacAAAGATGCGGACAACGAAGAAGATGAAGAGGAAGCAGCCCGAAAACGAGCTGAGCTCGAGTTGATGCTCGACGATGGCGAAGATGATAAGAGTCatttcaatttgaagaaaattcagGAGGATGAAATTGATTTGAAGGCAGTGTCCAAATCCAAGCGCAAGCGAATTCTGAAGAAGAGCAAAAAGCAAATCGAAGAACAGCGACACAAGAAAACTGCCACGGATGATTTTCAAATCGATCTGGAGGATGATCGGTTTAAAGCAATTTACGAGAGGGCAGATTACAATTTAGATCCTACCAGTTCGTCATTTAAGAAGACGAAAGCAATGGAGCAGCTGATAGAGGCGAAATTGAAGAAGAGACCACTGCACGAAAGCGATATTCCGGGAGAAGATGGTGTGGCGCAGGCTAAGAAAACAAAGAAAGATGTTACTACCAGTTTACTGGTAAAAAGCATTAAACGGAAGATTGGGAAATAA